A genomic region of Novipirellula aureliae contains the following coding sequences:
- a CDS encoding response regulator, with the protein MTNKTVFTTGEAAKICKVSQQTIIRCFDNGSLKGFRVPGSKFRRIPREHLYLFMRDNGIPTDALESGKKKLLIVDDDQDLVELISDGFERDGRFDIRTANNGFDAGMGVKEFRPDLVILDVMLPDINGKEVCQRVRNDPSMDMVKILCISGMVEHSKVDGLKAAGANDFMQKPFAIDDLIIRSCDLLEMERSPA; encoded by the coding sequence ATGACCAATAAAACGGTTTTCACAACAGGCGAAGCGGCCAAGATTTGTAAGGTCAGCCAGCAAACGATCATACGTTGTTTCGACAACGGGTCGCTGAAGGGATTTCGAGTTCCCGGCAGTAAGTTCAGGCGCATTCCGCGTGAACATCTCTATTTGTTTATGCGGGACAATGGAATTCCCACCGATGCTCTTGAATCGGGTAAGAAGAAACTTCTTATCGTCGATGATGACCAAGATTTGGTGGAGTTGATCAGTGATGGATTTGAACGCGATGGACGGTTTGATATTCGCACCGCCAACAACGGTTTCGATGCGGGGATGGGCGTGAAAGAGTTTCGCCCCGATCTAGTGATTCTCGATGTCATGCTTCCCGACATTAACGGGAAAGAAGTATGCCAGCGAGTTCGTAATGATCCGTCGATGGACATGGTCAAGATCTTGTGCATCTCGGGGATGGTGGAACACAGTAAGGTGGACGGTTTGAAGGCAGCGGGGGCGAACGACTTCATGCAAAAGCCGTTTGCCATCGATGATTTAATCATTCGTTCGTGTGATCTATTGGAGATGGAACGAAGCCCAGCCTAG
- a CDS encoding DUF1559 domain-containing protein gives MMQNQKRDGLTLIELLVVIGMIGILLGLLLPSVRSSRGAARRMSCSNNFKQIGLAVHNYHSSYDTLPMQMGGTFDLNSDSGGTAAPGNNRYRLSFLVALTPFFEQQRLWETISTPEEIGDHRDGFSAMGPAPWTRGYDPWQTEIPTLRCPSDPGTGLPAHGRTNYVACIGDATHWLNTGATRFNTETSTWTRDRQAQVDVSGRGVFIPRQSTKFKEILDGLANTILAGEIATDLGDRDISTMASLANSWLAIHETPQLCMDDIDPTRPQFWGSSVAKKQSFDDQRRGFRWADGAGLYTSFNTILPPNQTLCLAGGDTGIGMLPTSSRHQGGTHVLMADGAVKFITDSIEASDFEVGTVMLGRAGPRAPGSQSPYGLWGALGTRAAEDSKKFEF, from the coding sequence ATCATGCAAAATCAAAAACGGGATGGCTTGACGCTTATCGAACTACTTGTCGTTATCGGCATGATTGGCATCTTGCTCGGGTTATTACTTCCATCGGTCCGAAGTTCAAGGGGAGCCGCTCGCCGCATGAGTTGCTCGAACAACTTCAAACAGATCGGCTTGGCGGTTCATAACTATCACTCTTCGTATGACACGCTGCCGATGCAGATGGGTGGGACATTTGATTTGAACTCGGATTCCGGTGGCACGGCGGCACCCGGCAACAACCGCTATCGGCTTAGCTTCTTGGTAGCGCTGACGCCGTTCTTTGAACAACAACGGCTTTGGGAAACGATCTCGACGCCAGAAGAGATTGGGGATCATCGTGACGGCTTTTCAGCGATGGGTCCTGCTCCTTGGACTCGCGGGTACGATCCATGGCAAACCGAGATCCCGACCCTTCGTTGCCCATCCGATCCGGGGACGGGGCTGCCCGCTCATGGACGCACCAACTACGTCGCTTGCATCGGGGATGCAACGCATTGGCTCAATACGGGTGCCACTCGGTTTAATACCGAAACGTCAACGTGGACGCGCGACCGGCAAGCTCAAGTCGATGTGTCGGGACGAGGGGTTTTCATCCCTCGGCAATCGACCAAATTCAAAGAGATCCTCGACGGTTTGGCAAACACGATCCTGGCGGGTGAGATCGCCACCGATTTAGGGGACCGTGACATTAGCACGATGGCCTCGCTTGCCAATTCGTGGCTGGCGATTCACGAGACACCCCAACTTTGTATGGACGATATCGACCCGACACGCCCACAATTTTGGGGATCCTCGGTGGCAAAAAAACAGAGCTTTGATGATCAGCGACGTGGATTTCGTTGGGCCGATGGTGCTGGGCTTTACACCAGCTTTAATACCATCTTGCCCCCCAATCAAACCCTTTGTTTAGCAGGCGGAGATACAGGGATCGGAATGCTGCCAACCTCGAGTCGGCATCAAGGAGGTACTCACGTCTTGATGGCGGACGGAGCCGTGAAGTTTATCACCGACAGCATCGAAGCAAGTGATTTTGAAGTTGGCACCGTCATGCTTGGTCGGGCTGGGCCAAGGGCACCCGGATCTCAAAGTCCGTATGGGTTGTGGGGAGCCCTAGGGACGCGAGCGGCTGAAGACAGTAAAAAATTCGAATTCTAA
- a CDS encoding DUF2306 domain-containing protein, with the protein MKNRSQNDWLLRIVRFGVFILLVRVLLGILFEYRYYFPPDFNASAFLSGRRYTFFGFYRAAFYVHIVTSPLGIVVAMFLVFSGGRQRYRRLHRWLGKALAVLVIGAVLPSGLWMASQAYAGKIAAAGFVVQTVVTAIAVGATVWFARQKQFAAHQRWAIRSFLLLISPLILRLISGTAIVLDWESDGFYRFNAWVSWMIPLLIYQGFVQNRLLVKRQSVKIR; encoded by the coding sequence ATGAAGAATCGCTCCCAAAACGATTGGCTTTTGCGAATCGTTCGGTTCGGAGTTTTTATCTTACTCGTTCGCGTTCTGCTTGGAATCCTATTCGAATACCGGTACTACTTTCCACCCGATTTTAATGCGTCTGCATTTTTGAGTGGCCGCCGCTACACGTTCTTTGGGTTTTACCGAGCAGCCTTTTACGTGCATATTGTGACGAGTCCCTTGGGGATCGTCGTCGCGATGTTCTTGGTGTTTAGCGGAGGACGACAGCGTTACCGTAGGCTTCATCGTTGGCTCGGAAAAGCGTTGGCTGTCCTGGTGATCGGTGCGGTATTGCCAAGTGGTCTATGGATGGCCAGCCAAGCGTACGCAGGAAAGATTGCAGCCGCTGGCTTCGTGGTACAAACCGTGGTTACGGCGATCGCTGTCGGAGCAACCGTTTGGTTTGCGCGTCAGAAACAGTTCGCTGCACACCAGCGTTGGGCGATTCGCAGTTTTCTACTGCTGATCTCACCTTTGATTCTGCGACTGATTTCGGGAACAGCGATCGTGTTGGATTGGGAATCGGATGGGTTCTATCGATTCAATGCATGGGTGAGTTGGATGATTCCTTTACTGATTTATCAAGGCTTTGTCCAAAATCGCTTGCTTGTGAAGCGGCAAAGCGTCAAAATAAGGTGA
- a CDS encoding prepilin peptidase, translating into MINFWIGLPIPFRFVLLAILGIVGGAVANYVIYTWCWFPRPIDPWAKPSEKAPPRRPIDRVPILGWFTLSRESSLHGRGFWIRPLLIETGLAIALPLLYWYETQVGGLLPLDQLAGAKAAAVLTSFQGWGHTIFFCHAVLLFLMVAATFIDFDEQTIPDQITIPGTLFALVFAALTINGFMPTAFPVGVEPKQFLQTTFQMPWTPVDPKWWTRTGLMTGLLIWSGWCFALADRRLILRRGMAKAIEFFCAGLVRHSTWKLLLGIWAVGVVVISIVYCIGGSNWLGLLSSLIGLAVGGGVIWAIRIIASSAMGVEAMGFGDVTLMAMIGAFVGWQAAVIAFFLAPFAAIAIVLFQYIVTRQPRIPFGPYLCAGTAMTVVGWDAVSNQWLMPNLSALGAFILWLCLAMLGLMGVMLFVWRHIKQAVFAR; encoded by the coding sequence GTGATCAATTTCTGGATCGGACTACCCATACCATTTCGATTCGTTTTACTAGCGATCCTGGGGATTGTCGGTGGAGCGGTCGCGAATTACGTGATTTACACTTGGTGCTGGTTCCCTCGCCCGATCGATCCTTGGGCCAAGCCTAGCGAAAAAGCTCCGCCTCGGCGACCGATCGATCGAGTTCCCATCTTGGGCTGGTTTACGTTGTCACGTGAATCGTCGCTGCACGGGCGTGGATTCTGGATTCGTCCGCTGTTGATTGAAACGGGTTTAGCAATCGCTTTGCCGCTACTCTATTGGTACGAAACGCAAGTTGGCGGATTGCTACCGCTCGATCAATTGGCTGGTGCCAAAGCGGCTGCTGTATTGACCAGCTTTCAAGGCTGGGGGCATACGATTTTCTTCTGCCATGCGGTGCTGTTGTTTTTAATGGTCGCGGCAACCTTTATCGATTTTGATGAGCAAACGATCCCTGATCAGATCACCATCCCCGGAACCTTGTTTGCACTCGTGTTTGCAGCGCTGACGATCAACGGTTTCATGCCGACAGCGTTTCCCGTCGGCGTCGAACCGAAGCAGTTTTTGCAAACGACTTTTCAAATGCCATGGACGCCGGTCGATCCAAAATGGTGGACCCGCACCGGGTTGATGACCGGGCTATTGATTTGGAGTGGTTGGTGCTTTGCATTGGCCGATCGGCGACTGATTCTGCGCCGTGGAATGGCCAAGGCGATTGAATTCTTTTGTGCTGGATTGGTGCGTCATTCGACCTGGAAATTGCTGCTCGGTATATGGGCCGTTGGCGTGGTCGTGATCTCGATCGTCTACTGCATCGGTGGGTCCAATTGGCTCGGCCTGCTCTCCTCGCTGATTGGTTTGGCGGTTGGCGGAGGCGTGATTTGGGCGATACGAATCATTGCTTCGAGTGCGATGGGAGTCGAAGCGATGGGCTTCGGCGATGTGACACTGATGGCAATGATCGGTGCATTCGTGGGCTGGCAAGCAGCGGTGATCGCGTTCTTTTTGGCACCCTTTGCTGCGATTGCGATCGTACTGTTTCAATACATCGTGACCCGGCAACCGCGAATTCCGTTTGGCCCCTATTTGTGTGCGGGTACCGCCATGACCGTGGTCGGGTGGGACGCGGTGAGCAACCAATGGCTGATGCCAAATCTATCAGCCCTGGGGGCCTTTATCCTTTGGCTGTGCCTGGCAATGTTAGGATTAATGGGAGTCATGTTGTTTGTTTGGCGACACATCAAACAGGCCGTTTTTGCCAGGTAG
- a CDS encoding serine/threonine-protein kinase: MNLPSRPFSSPPETLPANKESALLERVLAEYVEKQEKGVTANPDEYIARYPQLAEELKSFFRNHVWMTGQEPSSIASKPLLGVRIGPYLIESEIARGGMGIVYRAKQEKLGRTVALKLISSGVLADDEERGRFRIEAEAAARLHHPNIIAIHDIGSWEGYEYFSMTMVDGATLQQKVDGRCCHNMEAARIVRDISRAVDYAHRSGIVHRDLKPENILLSDDGRPLVADFGLAKWHREGAMLTRTGQVLGTPHYMSPEQASGCCEVTEASDIYSLGAILYAVLTGQPPHEGASTAEVLRAVLQDEPVPPRLICREVPTDLETICLKAMQYEPAMRYPTAEELADDLERYLTGEQISATSSNILGRVVREIHRDQHQTYFESWGRTLIGIGIIIFVAHAAIYALDRFAYPTTISYWLPRTAMLLLIFAAIYWARRGQVLPRTIADRPVWSIWIGYLATLATMNGLLVLSDLDERLLFPIASALSGFGFIAMGGHVWGGSAILGFAFLLSAVAAGFWLPLAPLIFGTAWLTNLIVLGWHYRTRRGPDHSSLTQ; the protein is encoded by the coding sequence ATGAACTTGCCGTCCAGACCTTTCTCATCGCCTCCCGAAACACTTCCTGCGAATAAAGAATCCGCTTTGTTAGAGCGGGTGTTGGCGGAATATGTTGAAAAACAGGAAAAAGGCGTCACGGCCAACCCTGATGAGTACATCGCTCGCTACCCCCAGCTCGCCGAAGAACTAAAAAGTTTTTTTCGAAATCACGTTTGGATGACGGGCCAAGAACCGTCGTCGATTGCTAGCAAACCGTTGTTGGGCGTCCGCATCGGACCCTACTTGATCGAATCGGAAATCGCTCGTGGCGGCATGGGGATCGTCTATCGTGCGAAGCAAGAGAAGCTCGGGCGGACGGTGGCACTCAAACTGATTAGTAGCGGGGTATTGGCGGACGACGAGGAACGAGGTCGATTTCGGATCGAAGCGGAAGCGGCCGCTCGGTTGCACCATCCCAATATCATCGCGATTCATGACATCGGTTCTTGGGAGGGTTACGAATACTTTTCCATGACGATGGTCGATGGGGCGACCCTCCAGCAAAAGGTGGACGGTCGATGTTGTCACAATATGGAAGCCGCTCGAATCGTTCGCGATATTTCTCGCGCGGTCGATTATGCCCATCGATCGGGAATTGTTCATCGCGATTTGAAACCCGAGAACATTCTGTTGAGCGATGATGGACGCCCGCTCGTAGCCGATTTTGGATTGGCGAAATGGCACCGAGAAGGAGCGATGTTGACGCGAACCGGACAAGTTCTTGGAACGCCGCATTACATGAGTCCAGAACAGGCAAGTGGGTGCTGTGAAGTAACCGAGGCATCCGACATCTATTCACTCGGAGCAATCCTCTACGCCGTTCTAACGGGGCAACCACCGCATGAAGGAGCATCAACCGCCGAAGTACTGCGGGCAGTGCTACAAGATGAACCGGTGCCTCCTCGATTGATTTGCCGAGAGGTGCCCACTGACCTGGAGACGATCTGTCTCAAGGCGATGCAGTATGAACCGGCAATGCGATACCCAACGGCGGAAGAGCTGGCTGATGATTTAGAGCGTTACCTGACGGGCGAGCAGATCAGTGCAACCAGCAGCAACATTCTCGGCCGCGTCGTCCGGGAAATCCACCGCGACCAGCATCAGACCTATTTCGAGTCCTGGGGCAGGACGCTGATTGGAATCGGCATCATCATCTTTGTGGCACATGCCGCGATCTATGCGCTCGACCGGTTTGCGTATCCGACGACCATTTCCTATTGGCTTCCACGTACCGCGATGCTATTGCTCATCTTCGCCGCGATCTATTGGGCGAGGCGAGGACAAGTGCTGCCGCGAACGATTGCCGATCGACCGGTCTGGTCAATTTGGATCGGGTATCTGGCGACCTTAGCTACGATGAACGGTTTGCTAGTGTTGAGCGATTTGGATGAACGACTGTTGTTTCCGATCGCGTCGGCTCTGAGCGGCTTTGGTTTCATTGCAATGGGCGGACACGTGTGGGGTGGTTCGGCGATTCTTGGTTTCGCATTTCTGCTCAGCGCGGTGGCTGCAGGTTTTTGGCTACCCCTTGCACCCTTGATCTTCGGTACCGCTTGGTTGACGAACTTGATTGTCTTGGGATGGCATTACCGAACGCGGCGGGGACCGGATCATTCGTCATTAACCCAATAA
- a CDS encoding glycosyltransferase family 2 protein, translating to MPKPTIDLSVVIPLYNEEESVGPLLSAVRDAFVDQSLIYELVLVDDGSTDQTYTAAIQASESTEMSVRIVSLQRNFGQTAAMQAGIDAANGSLIATLDGDLQNDPADIPKMVEHLKSNGLDLLVGRRKKRQDGLFLRLIPSWIANRLIAKVTGVRIHDYGCSLKIYRASVIKQVNLMGEMHRFIPAWVAAVTHPSRIGEIDVNHKAREFGTSKYGISRTIRVVLDLLSVLFFMRYRARPGHFFGSVGLVVGAIGSVMLGTVFVEKFVFGHDIGSRPMLLMGAVAMLSSLQLICFGVMAEMIARLSNQSNRQDSYFVRHQYSSDTSHSKPGSSVSTEYVIPITIASDHPANDRKAG from the coding sequence ATGCCAAAGCCCACCATCGATTTGTCGGTCGTGATTCCGCTTTACAACGAAGAAGAATCGGTTGGTCCGCTTCTTTCCGCCGTTCGAGACGCATTTGTCGACCAATCGTTGATCTACGAATTGGTACTTGTCGACGACGGCAGCACCGATCAAACGTATACCGCAGCGATTCAAGCGAGCGAATCGACTGAGATGAGTGTTCGTATTGTCTCGTTACAGCGCAACTTTGGTCAAACGGCCGCGATGCAAGCCGGTATTGACGCGGCGAACGGATCTTTGATCGCGACCCTCGATGGTGATCTGCAGAACGATCCGGCTGATATTCCGAAAATGGTCGAGCATCTCAAATCGAACGGGCTCGATCTATTGGTTGGACGCCGTAAGAAACGTCAAGACGGACTCTTCCTGCGGCTCATTCCTTCCTGGATCGCCAACCGTCTGATCGCCAAAGTAACGGGAGTCCGCATTCACGATTACGGATGCAGTTTGAAGATCTACCGTGCATCGGTAATCAAGCAGGTCAATTTGATGGGCGAAATGCACCGATTCATTCCTGCCTGGGTGGCGGCGGTGACTCACCCGTCGCGGATTGGCGAGATCGATGTCAATCACAAAGCTCGCGAATTCGGGACATCGAAGTATGGTATTTCGAGGACGATTCGAGTCGTTCTCGATTTGTTGTCCGTTCTGTTCTTCATGCGATACCGAGCGCGTCCTGGACACTTCTTCGGCAGCGTTGGTTTGGTCGTCGGGGCGATCGGTTCAGTGATGCTAGGAACCGTTTTTGTCGAGAAGTTTGTCTTTGGGCATGATATCGGTTCTCGTCCAATGCTTTTGATGGGAGCGGTGGCGATGCTATCGTCCCTACAACTAATCTGTTTCGGGGTGATGGCCGAAATGATCGCTCGTTTGTCAAATCAATCCAATCGCCAAGATAGTTACTTTGTGCGTCACCAATACTCCAGCGATACCTCTCACAGCAAACCAGGCAGCAGCGTGAGTACCGAGTATGTCATCCCGATCACGATTGCCAGTGATCACCCAGCCAATGACCGAAAGGCAGGTTAG
- a CDS encoding ArnT family glycosyltransferase, with the protein MADWITRHRYRFLIVIGSYFCFQVILRAVLSSSLDYDESEQVFLSQWTLWGYNSQPPLYTWMQKVVFKLFGYNPFSLALLKNVLLFLTYVSVYALVHKETGDPRQAVVASLGMLMIPQISWESHRDLSHTVAVTFATAALVYCVIALEKDKRTFWYIAIGLVCAFGILSKYNFAIIILAVVAAVLTIPAFRRNLLDYRIGWSFAIAAILVAPHVYWMIEHRSLVSQKTIATLSGESTHSYLQNVSVGLKALFVSAFASCCLLCLSLFAIAYRSSLWEKVIQARENYRQPVQVIQTRTAASDTTILIGRIFLVVTAILVLFVLSGNVLEFKNRWIQPFVCLLPAYLVLRFRDSGFVDRVAMNRVVLTGFLLMATILIGIAVRPTASPRWGKYSLLNIPFRAFCETIRQQEGADPPIILAANMRIAGNLKRHFPESLVLSASSNYILGLESVSKRIRRDGQHAIVVTDTSSPLSQQTLQWLTTKLVALDHIQFNWESIQHPYYYDVTDKMAMLEYAHLAESSYEVAGFGVGEIPVVPSSSDRPKDGDVPHLSNRPVPSDSTLK; encoded by the coding sequence ATGGCGGATTGGATCACACGACACCGATACCGGTTTCTCATCGTCATCGGAAGCTACTTCTGCTTCCAGGTGATCCTGCGTGCTGTCTTATCGAGTTCGCTCGACTACGACGAGTCGGAGCAAGTGTTTTTGTCTCAGTGGACGCTCTGGGGTTACAACAGCCAGCCACCGCTGTACACGTGGATGCAAAAGGTTGTTTTCAAGCTTTTCGGTTACAATCCGTTTTCTCTCGCACTACTAAAAAACGTCCTGCTGTTTCTGACCTACGTTTCGGTTTACGCTCTCGTTCACAAGGAGACGGGTGACCCGAGGCAAGCGGTTGTCGCTTCGCTTGGTATGTTGATGATCCCACAAATTTCGTGGGAAAGTCATCGCGATTTGTCACATACCGTCGCGGTCACATTTGCGACCGCGGCGCTGGTCTATTGCGTGATTGCACTCGAAAAAGACAAGCGGACGTTTTGGTACATTGCGATCGGTTTGGTTTGCGCATTCGGGATACTAAGTAAATACAACTTTGCGATCATCATTTTGGCGGTGGTCGCTGCGGTCTTGACGATTCCCGCATTCCGGCGAAATTTGCTGGACTATCGAATTGGATGGTCATTTGCAATTGCAGCAATCCTCGTTGCTCCTCATGTCTATTGGATGATTGAACATCGCAGTTTGGTATCCCAAAAAACGATCGCAACTTTGAGCGGAGAATCAACCCATAGCTATCTGCAAAATGTATCGGTTGGTTTGAAGGCCCTATTCGTTTCGGCCTTCGCAAGTTGTTGTTTATTGTGTCTATCTCTGTTTGCGATCGCCTATCGTTCATCGCTTTGGGAAAAGGTCATCCAAGCCAGGGAAAATTATCGTCAACCGGTGCAGGTTATCCAAACGAGAACGGCCGCCTCGGATACAACGATCTTGATTGGACGAATCTTTCTCGTCGTGACGGCTATCTTGGTTTTATTCGTCTTGTCAGGCAATGTCTTGGAGTTCAAAAACCGCTGGATTCAGCCGTTCGTTTGTTTACTGCCCGCTTATCTGGTATTGCGTTTTCGAGACAGTGGGTTCGTGGATCGAGTGGCGATGAACCGAGTGGTTTTGACAGGTTTTCTATTGATGGCGACGATCCTAATCGGAATCGCGGTGCGGCCGACGGCATCCCCAAGGTGGGGAAAGTACAGTTTGCTAAACATCCCTTTTAGGGCATTTTGTGAAACCATTCGGCAACAAGAGGGCGCCGATCCACCGATTATCTTGGCCGCGAACATGAGAATCGCAGGCAACCTCAAACGCCACTTCCCTGAGTCACTGGTTTTATCGGCCAGCTCAAATTACATTCTTGGACTCGAGTCCGTCAGCAAACGAATTCGACGTGATGGTCAGCACGCCATTGTTGTTACCGACACATCCTCACCCCTTTCGCAACAAACGCTACAGTGGTTGACGACAAAGCTTGTCGCGTTGGATCATATCCAATTCAATTGGGAGTCGATCCAGCATCCATACTACTATGACGTGACGGATAAAATGGCGATGCTAGAGTATGCACACCTTGCCGAATCATCGTACGAAGTGGCTGGTTTCGGTGTAGGCGAAATTCCAGTCGTTCCTTCGTCGAGTGATCGCCCCAAGGATGGAGATGTTCCGCATCTTTCCAACCGCCCGGTACCCAGCGACAGCACGTTAAAATAA
- a CDS encoding LptF/LptG family permease: protein MTKIDRYILILFLRTVLVCFLSIGGIFVVFHAFTSLDDLVRQGQTDGGLIRVMVRYYGPYMLLLFDWTGTIIVLMSLLFTTGWLRRTGELTATLSAGISHGRILRPMLIASLLIILVQVVNREFILPGYRDSLAMKTDEIDNETPQPMLPCDDRVNGILIEGVSILPRSKKILKPSFRLEGDFQGFGDLIVAESAQWTEATAEHPCGYFVNKIVRPEKIDTLASTGTTDRTILYTHHDQEWLASKQCFIATTINAELLQADQSTSRLVSLPELAARVKNPAVHSSASVQVLLHERLVRPPLDYALILLGLPIVINRKNRNLFVMIGVAIGTVLFFFMIKSVSGGLGGAGYLLSPSMAAWVPLLVLGPVAYVRLRDIQTI, encoded by the coding sequence GTGACAAAGATTGACCGATACATTCTGATCCTCTTTTTGCGGACCGTTCTGGTTTGCTTCTTGTCGATTGGCGGCATCTTTGTCGTGTTTCATGCCTTCACAAGTCTCGATGATTTGGTTCGTCAAGGGCAAACCGATGGCGGACTGATTCGCGTGATGGTCCGTTACTACGGACCGTACATGCTTCTGCTGTTCGATTGGACTGGAACGATCATTGTTCTGATGTCACTGTTGTTTACAACCGGCTGGCTACGGCGGACAGGCGAATTAACCGCCACGTTGTCGGCTGGGATTTCGCATGGTCGAATTTTACGACCCATGCTGATTGCCTCACTATTGATCATTCTCGTCCAAGTCGTCAACCGAGAATTCATTCTGCCGGGTTACCGTGATTCGTTGGCGATGAAGACCGATGAGATCGATAACGAAACGCCTCAGCCGATGTTGCCATGCGACGACCGAGTCAACGGCATTTTGATAGAAGGCGTGTCGATTTTGCCGCGTAGCAAAAAAATCCTAAAACCGAGTTTCCGGCTCGAGGGTGATTTCCAGGGATTCGGGGATCTCATCGTCGCGGAATCGGCCCAATGGACCGAGGCGACCGCGGAGCATCCGTGCGGCTATTTTGTCAACAAAATTGTCCGACCGGAAAAAATCGACACTTTAGCCTCCACAGGTACAACGGATCGCACGATTCTCTACACGCATCATGACCAAGAATGGCTCGCATCGAAACAGTGTTTCATTGCGACGACGATTAACGCGGAGTTATTGCAAGCCGACCAATCGACGTCTCGTTTGGTGTCGCTCCCCGAGTTGGCCGCTCGCGTGAAAAACCCAGCGGTTCATAGTAGTGCGTCGGTCCAAGTATTGCTCCACGAGCGGCTCGTTCGTCCGCCTCTCGATTACGCCTTGATCCTTCTCGGTCTACCGATTGTGATCAACCGAAAAAATCGAAACCTGTTTGTCATGATCGGTGTTGCGATTGGTACGGTTTTGTTTTTCTTTATGATCAAATCGGTTTCTGGAGGATTGGGTGGAGCAGGCTACTTGCTCTCACCATCGATGGCAGCTTGGGTGCCGCTATTGGTGTTGGGACCGGTTGCTTACGTCCGTCTTCGAGATATTCAAACGATATGA
- a CDS encoding TIGR04283 family arsenosugar biosynthesis glycosyltransferase produces MKPSQISVVIPTLNEESVVADAVRSAIEAGATEVIVSDGGSRDQTIPNATAAGASKIIRSLPGRGIQLNAGAVFASHEVVLFLHADCRLSEASLLQICESSEVVWGAFVQQIEAKGLGYRLLEKGNAMRVKYRWLPFGDQAIFVRRATYKEQGGFEEISLMEDLAFSKWMRKIAKPVLLPGPVSMSPRHWEKRGIVRQTAFNLWLQLSYACGVSPDRLAKRYR; encoded by the coding sequence ATGAAACCATCACAGATTTCGGTTGTGATTCCAACGCTCAACGAAGAATCCGTTGTTGCCGATGCGGTCCGATCCGCAATCGAAGCAGGGGCTACCGAAGTGATTGTTTCAGATGGGGGTAGTCGCGACCAAACGATACCGAATGCCACCGCAGCAGGTGCATCCAAAATCATTCGCTCGCTGCCAGGTCGAGGCATCCAATTGAACGCAGGTGCGGTGTTTGCCAGCCACGAGGTTGTGTTGTTCCTGCATGCGGATTGCCGATTGAGTGAAGCGTCTCTGTTGCAGATTTGCGAATCTTCTGAAGTGGTCTGGGGAGCGTTCGTACAACAAATTGAAGCGAAGGGTTTGGGGTATCGTTTGTTGGAAAAAGGGAACGCAATGCGAGTCAAATACCGCTGGTTGCCGTTCGGGGATCAAGCGATTTTTGTCCGCCGAGCAACGTACAAGGAACAGGGGGGATTTGAGGAGATCTCATTGATGGAGGACCTCGCTTTCTCGAAATGGATGCGAAAGATTGCAAAGCCGGTGCTGCTACCAGGACCCGTTTCCATGAGTCCCCGGCACTGGGAAAAACGTGGCATCGTTCGACAAACCGCCTTCAATCTTTGGCTGCAATTGTCCTACGCCTGCGGTGTCTCCCCCGATCGCCTCGCTAAACGCTATCGTTGA